In Enterobacter cloacae, the following are encoded in one genomic region:
- the araG gene encoding L-arabinose ABC transporter ATP-binding protein: protein MQQSLPYLSFRGIGKTFPGVNALTDISFDCYAGQVHALMGENGAGKSTLLKILSGNYTPTTGTLAIRGEDVAFADTTEALNAGVAIIYQELHLIPEMTVAENIYLGQLPHKSGVVNRSLLNYEAGLQLKHLGLDVDPQTPLKYLSIGQWQMVEIAKALARNAKIIAFDEPTSSLSAREIENLFRVIRELRQEGRIILYVSHRMEEIFALSDAITVFKDGRYVRTFTDMQQVNHDQLVQAMVGRELGDIYHWQPREYGPERLRLDNVKAPGVRTPISLSVRSGEIVGLFGLVGAGRSELMKGLFGGTRITQGQVSIDGQQVDIQKPAHAINAGMMLCPEDRKAEGIIPVHSVRDNINISARRKYIRAGCLINDSWESSNADHHIRSLNIKTPGAEQLIMNLSGGNQQKAILGRWLSEDMKVILLDEPTRGIDVGAKHEIYNVIYELAKRGVAVLFASSDLPEVLGVADRIVVMREGEIAGELLHEQANEQQALSLAMPKVSQAVA, encoded by the coding sequence ATGCAACAGTCCTTACCGTATCTCTCTTTTCGCGGCATCGGGAAAACGTTCCCCGGTGTCAACGCGCTGACCGATATCAGTTTCGACTGCTATGCCGGCCAGGTTCACGCCCTGATGGGGGAGAACGGCGCGGGGAAATCCACGCTGTTGAAAATCCTCAGTGGCAACTACACGCCAACGACCGGAACGCTGGCCATTCGCGGCGAAGACGTCGCTTTTGCCGATACTACAGAGGCGCTAAACGCCGGGGTTGCCATTATCTATCAGGAGCTGCACCTGATCCCCGAGATGACCGTGGCGGAAAATATCTATTTAGGACAGCTCCCGCACAAAAGCGGCGTGGTTAATCGCTCGCTACTTAATTATGAAGCGGGGCTGCAGTTAAAACACCTTGGTCTGGATGTCGATCCCCAGACGCCTCTGAAATATCTCTCCATCGGCCAGTGGCAGATGGTCGAAATTGCCAAGGCGCTGGCACGTAATGCCAAGATCATTGCCTTCGACGAACCCACCAGTTCGCTTTCGGCGCGTGAAATCGAAAATCTGTTCCGCGTGATCCGCGAGCTGCGTCAGGAAGGCCGTATTATTTTGTACGTTTCGCACCGTATGGAAGAAATCTTTGCCTTAAGCGATGCCATCACCGTGTTTAAGGATGGCCGCTATGTGCGCACCTTTACTGATATGCAACAGGTTAACCATGATCAGCTTGTTCAGGCGATGGTCGGACGTGAGCTGGGGGATATTTACCACTGGCAGCCACGTGAATATGGTCCTGAACGCCTGCGTCTGGATAACGTGAAAGCACCTGGCGTGCGGACACCGATTTCGTTATCGGTGCGCAGCGGTGAAATCGTCGGGCTGTTTGGTCTGGTGGGGGCGGGACGCAGTGAGCTGATGAAAGGCTTGTTTGGCGGCACACGTATTACGCAGGGGCAGGTCTCTATTGACGGACAACAGGTTGATATTCAGAAGCCTGCTCATGCCATTAACGCAGGCATGATGCTCTGCCCGGAAGACCGCAAAGCAGAGGGGATCATTCCGGTGCACTCTGTGCGCGACAACATCAATATTTCTGCAAGGCGTAAATATATTCGGGCGGGATGTTTAATCAACGACAGCTGGGAATCGAGCAATGCCGACCACCACATTCGTTCACTGAACATCAAAACGCCGGGTGCTGAGCAACTGATCATGAATCTTTCCGGTGGTAACCAGCAAAAGGCCATTTTAGGCCGCTGGTTGTCGGAAGACATGAAGGTCATTTTGCTCGATGAGCCGACGCGCGGTATCGATGTGGGGGCAAAACACGAGATTTATAACGTGATTTATGAACTGGCAAAACGCGGTGTGGCGGTGCTGTTCGCCTCCAGCGATCTGCCCGAGGTGCTTGGCGTTGCTGACCGTATCGTTGTGATGCGTGAAGGTGAAATTGCCGGTGAATTGCTGCATGAACAGGCGAATGAACAACAGGCGTTGAGTCTCGCCATGCCTAAAGTTAGCCAGGCTGTCGCCTGA
- the araH gene encoding L-arabinose ABC transporter permease AraH — MSSVTTSGVPKSAFSFGRIWDQYGMLVVFAALFLACAIFVPNFATFINMKGLGLAISMSGMVACGMLFCLASGDFDLSVASVIACAGVTTAVVINMTESLWIGVLAGLLLGVISGLVNGFVIARLKINALITTLATMQIVRGLAYIISDGKAVGIEDERFFTLGYANWLGLPAPIWLTVACLILFGFLLNRTTFGRNTLAIGGNEEAARLAGVPVVRTKIIIFVLSGLVSAAAGIILASRMTSGQPMTSIGYELIVISACVLGGVSLKGGIGKISYVVAGILILGTVENAMNLLNISPFSQYVVRGLILLAAVIFDRYKQKAKRTV; from the coding sequence ATGTCCTCTGTTACTACATCCGGAGTGCCGAAGTCGGCTTTCAGTTTTGGACGCATCTGGGATCAGTACGGCATGCTGGTAGTTTTTGCCGCACTGTTCCTCGCCTGCGCGATATTTGTACCTAATTTTGCCACCTTCATTAATATGAAAGGGCTGGGGCTGGCTATTTCCATGTCCGGCATGGTGGCCTGCGGGATGCTGTTCTGCCTGGCGTCCGGTGATTTCGACCTGTCCGTGGCCTCCGTGATTGCCTGTGCAGGCGTCACGACGGCGGTGGTGATCAACATGACCGAAAGCCTGTGGATTGGCGTGCTGGCAGGTCTGCTGCTGGGTGTCATCAGTGGCCTGGTGAACGGTTTTGTGATTGCGCGTCTGAAGATTAACGCGCTGATCACGACACTCGCGACCATGCAAATTGTGCGCGGTCTGGCCTATATCATCTCTGACGGTAAAGCCGTGGGGATTGAAGACGAGCGCTTCTTTACCCTGGGCTATGCCAACTGGCTGGGCTTGCCTGCGCCAATCTGGCTGACGGTGGCCTGCCTGATCCTGTTCGGTTTCCTGCTCAACCGTACTACCTTTGGCCGCAATACGCTGGCTATCGGCGGTAATGAAGAAGCGGCACGCCTGGCGGGTGTTCCGGTTGTGCGTACCAAAATCATTATCTTTGTGCTTTCCGGGCTGGTATCTGCTGCGGCGGGGATTATTCTGGCTTCACGTATGACCAGCGGCCAGCCAATGACCTCCATCGGTTACGAGCTGATCGTGATTTCAGCCTGCGTACTGGGGGGCGTTTCCCTGAAAGGCGGCATCGGAAAAATCTCATATGTGGTGGCCGGGATCCTGATCCTGGGGACCGTTGAGAACGCCATGAACCTGCTGAATATCTCTCCGTTCTCGCAGTATGTGGTTCGCGGTCTGATCCTGCTGGCAGCGGTGATTTTCGACCGTTACAAGCAAAAAGCGAAACGTACCGTATAA
- the otsB gene encoding trehalose 6-phosphate phosphatase encodes MADSLTAPPVLPGNFAFFFDLDGTLAEIKPHPDQVAIPATVLQMLHQLSQMNEGALALISGRSMAELDQLSRPYRFPLAGVHGAERRDIHAHTHIVSLPDALTQTLQAQLSSALAELPGTELEAKGMAFALHYRQAPQHADAVLALAAEIVSRYPQLALQPGKCVVELKPKGVNKGAAIAAFMVTPPFRGRTPLFMGDDLTDEAGFCVVNQAEGISVKVGPGETIAGWRLANVASVWQWITDVASQQQHIARNNGGNHYGSFNRRF; translated from the coding sequence GTGGCTGACTCGTTAACCGCACCGCCTGTACTGCCCGGAAATTTTGCATTCTTTTTTGACCTCGATGGCACGCTTGCTGAGATAAAACCACATCCTGACCAGGTGGCGATCCCTGCCACGGTTCTTCAGATGTTGCACCAACTCTCGCAGATGAATGAGGGAGCACTGGCATTGATATCAGGGCGCTCAATGGCTGAGCTGGATCAGCTCTCCAGGCCTTATCGCTTTCCGCTAGCCGGTGTACACGGAGCGGAGCGCCGCGACATCCATGCTCACACGCATATCGTTTCACTCCCCGATGCATTAACACAAACGCTACAGGCGCAGCTCTCTTCGGCACTGGCTGAACTGCCAGGCACGGAGCTGGAAGCCAAAGGTATGGCGTTTGCTTTGCACTACCGGCAGGCCCCACAGCATGCCGACGCGGTACTTGCGCTGGCCGCTGAGATCGTCAGCAGGTACCCACAGCTGGCCCTGCAGCCGGGAAAATGCGTGGTGGAACTGAAGCCCAAAGGGGTTAATAAAGGTGCGGCGATTGCCGCGTTTATGGTGACGCCGCCTTTTCGCGGCAGGACGCCGCTCTTCATGGGAGATGACCTGACCGATGAGGCAGGGTTTTGCGTGGTGAACCAGGCCGAAGGGATCTCAGTCAAAGTGGGGCCAGGTGAAACCATCGCCGGATGGCGTCTGGCCAATGTCGCCAGCGTCTGGCAGTGGATCACTGACGTCGCCAGCCAGCAACAACACATAGCGCGAAACAACGGGGGAAACCATTATGGGTCGTTTAATCGTCGTTTCTAA